One genomic segment of Euwallacea fornicatus isolate EFF26 chromosome 18, ASM4011564v1, whole genome shotgun sequence includes these proteins:
- the LOC136345097 gene encoding odorant receptor 10-like, with translation MGLMTIPIFFMRILGIWPVELMQQGLQRCCYRIYSVITLSFFAVFLVLLFIGCINLVGSPLVSPERINSSVAVILAATLAAIKIVIYCKYRLPYVGYSVFEQEQKLVLDDAEGEKLYKKINKYAQYIYFALMSGAGASAAFYIIGAFVSLNELGYNNWNLDDKAFMFELYLPFEKNSHLIGIVICNLFAAFLIYVSRISGNLMYYSLVLFGKFQLQLLQLRVRKFDEQVRKSDGDIKLVTVELVKDHQETIRFIKNLNDYSKYPLLLEFLLNSFNLATILFQISTSIFVVSYIDICFSFVFLCFICLEIYALAWTANEIKLQSLSIGDAICDGPWYEHEERIKKLLVFIILRTQKPLRLTLGPFSPLTMDTIIWMLKASYSYFALMKRTYDRNKQLH, from the exons ATGGGCCTAATGACCATTCCTATTTTCTTCATGAGAATTTTGGGCATATGGCCGGTGGAACTTATGCAGCAGGGCCTGCAGAGATGCTGCTATCGCATCTACAGTGTGATTACATTAAGTTTCTTTGCAGTGTTTTTGGTGTTGCTCTTTATAGGTTGTATAAATCTGGTGGGAAGCCCGTTAGTTTCTCCTGAGAGGATAAACAGCAGCGTTGCAGTGATCTTAGCCGCAACACTAGCGGCtattaaaatagtaatttactGCAAATACCGGCTGCCGTACGTGGGCTACTCTGTCTTCGAGCAAGAACAGAAGTTGGTTTTAGATGATGCCGAGGGGGAGAAACTTTACaagaagataaataaatatgccCAGTACATATATTTTGCACTCATGTCTGGTGCAGGCGCCTCAGCTGCTTTCTATATAATTGGGGCGTTCGTGAGCTTAAATGAGTTGGGTTACAACAATTGGAACTTAGACGATAAGGCGTTTATGTTCGAGCTCTATTTGCCCTTCGAAAAAAATAGCCACTTAATTGGGATAGTAATTTGCAATCTTTTTGCTGCCTTTTTGATTTACGTCAGCCGTATTTCCGGGAACTTAATGTATTATTCCTTGGTGctgtttggaaaatttcaactgCAGCTGCTGCAGCTGAGAGTAAGAAAGTTCGACGAGCAAGTGAGGAAATCTGACGGGGACATCAAATTGGTCACGGTCGAGCTCGTCAAAGACCATCAGGAGACAATCAG ATTCATCAAAAATCTCAACGATTACAGCAAATACCCGTTGCTTCTGGAGTTCCTTTTGAATTCCTTCAATCTTGCCACAATCTTGTTTCAAATAAGCACATCG ATTTTCGTAGTCTCCTACattgatatttgtttttctttcgtATTTCTTTGTTTCATATGTCTCGAAATTTACGCCCTTGCTTGGAcagcaaatgaaataaaacttcag AGCTTGAGCATTGGCGACGCCATATGTGATGGTCCGTGGTACGAGCACGAGGAGCGTATTAAGAAACTGTTGGTTTTTATAATcttaagaactcaaaaaccCTTGCGTCTGACTTTAGGGCCGTTCAGTCCCTTGACAATGGACACCATTATTTGG ATGTTGAAAGCTTCATATTCCTATTTCGCCTTAATGAAGAGAACATACGATAGAAATAAGCAACTCCACTAA
- the LOC136345178 gene encoding trypsin-1-like isoform X1: MLPKGVTFVVTLGLLAIPDVAPSERIVGGEEIDITEVPYQLSVRLQLMPICGGGLIGPKHGLSAAHCFKIPGSYSARLGSNLVRSGGLIVNIRRVLLHPLRTGHPFQYDIAVLEFANPVKFTTSIRPAMLPRQDETLPAGTSGRISGYGSTFTGQYGGSPMLRATEVVVAELDKCRSSYSPEHVVITPRIFCAGDSEGKRDSCQGDSGGPFVVGNILYGLVSYGMDCGDPDHPGVYTNIASYRDFIKINTGI, translated from the exons ATGCTGCCCAAAGGAGTAACGTTTGTAGTAACCCTCGGCCTTTTAG CAATACCCGACGTCGCTCCCTCAGAGCGCATAGTTGGAGGAGAGGAAATCGACATCACAGAGGTTCCGTATCAATTGAGTGTAAG ACTTCAACTGATGCCGATTTGTGGCGGAGGCCTGATCGGCCCCAAACACGGCCTCTCTGCCGCCCATTGCTTCAAAATTCCGGGCTCTTACAGCGCCCGTCTGGGCAGCAATTTGGTACGTTCCGGCGGCTTAATTGTCAATATAAGAAGGGTGCTGTTGCACCCGCTGCGCACCGGCCATCCCTTTCAGTACGACATTGCCGTGTTAGAGTTCGCAAACCCCGTAAA ATTTACCACAAGCATTCGGCCGGCAATGCTTCCGAGGCAAGATGAGACGCTCCCCGCGGGCACTTCAGGGAGGATTTCGGGCTATGGAAGCACTTTTACGGGCCAATACGGAGGGTCTCCAATGCTGAGAGCTACGGAGGTGGTGGTTGCGGAATTGGACAAATGCAGGTCCAGTTACTCGCCCGAGCATGTGGTGATCACTCCGAGGATCTTTTGTGCGGGAGACTCGGAAGGGAAGCGCGACTCATGTCAG ggAGACTCCGGTGGCCCGTTTGTGGTCGGCAACATCCTCTATGGCCTGGTCTCCTATGGCATGGACTGCGGCGACCCTGACCATCCGGGAGTTTACACGAACATCGCCTCTTATAGggactttattaaaattaatacagGAATTTAG
- the LOC136345178 gene encoding trypsin-5-like isoform X2, giving the protein MPICGGGLIGPKHGLSAAHCFKIPGSYSARLGSNLVRSGGLIVNIRRVLLHPLRTGHPFQYDIAVLEFANPVKFTTSIRPAMLPRQDETLPAGTSGRISGYGSTFTGQYGGSPMLRATEVVVAELDKCRSSYSPEHVVITPRIFCAGDSEGKRDSCQGDSGGPFVVGNILYGLVSYGMDCGDPDHPGVYTNIASYRDFIKINTGI; this is encoded by the exons ATGCCGATTTGTGGCGGAGGCCTGATCGGCCCCAAACACGGCCTCTCTGCCGCCCATTGCTTCAAAATTCCGGGCTCTTACAGCGCCCGTCTGGGCAGCAATTTGGTACGTTCCGGCGGCTTAATTGTCAATATAAGAAGGGTGCTGTTGCACCCGCTGCGCACCGGCCATCCCTTTCAGTACGACATTGCCGTGTTAGAGTTCGCAAACCCCGTAAA ATTTACCACAAGCATTCGGCCGGCAATGCTTCCGAGGCAAGATGAGACGCTCCCCGCGGGCACTTCAGGGAGGATTTCGGGCTATGGAAGCACTTTTACGGGCCAATACGGAGGGTCTCCAATGCTGAGAGCTACGGAGGTGGTGGTTGCGGAATTGGACAAATGCAGGTCCAGTTACTCGCCCGAGCATGTGGTGATCACTCCGAGGATCTTTTGTGCGGGAGACTCGGAAGGGAAGCGCGACTCATGTCAG ggAGACTCCGGTGGCCCGTTTGTGGTCGGCAACATCCTCTATGGCCTGGTCTCCTATGGCATGGACTGCGGCGACCCTGACCATCCGGGAGTTTACACGAACATCGCCTCTTATAGggactttattaaaattaatacagGAATTTAG